From a single Adhaeribacter swui genomic region:
- a CDS encoding SGNH/GDSL hydrolase family protein — MLLKYFRLAVLFLFLCASCASPKVKSETSNSLLATDLKPFGRYLINPSQHLELISSAAHFGFSFEGPGCAIFASIPNAEGHDYLQYELDGVYQKRIKVKGNAKEPLIISSPGPGKHTLWIYKATEAHTGPIVIRSINGTNLKPLARPTAPIIEFIGNSITCGAAADPSEVPCGTGAYHDQHNAYQAYGPRVARALNVNFVLSSVSGIGVYRNWNSDGPTMPQVYEKTDFQANSSQLWNFKTYSPKVVSIALGTNDFSKGDGKKARLPFDSANFVNTYVQFVQVVKSKYPGSQIALLSSPMINGANRTLLQNCLTSVKTQIDALNPTAKPVELFFFQPMQARGCAGHPNVEDHAMLAQELEPFFNKLLQ; from the coding sequence ATGCTTTTAAAATACTTCCGGCTAGCCGTTTTATTTCTATTTTTATGCGCCAGTTGTGCTTCGCCTAAGGTTAAGAGCGAAACTTCTAATTCTTTACTGGCCACGGACTTAAAACCTTTTGGGCGGTATTTAATCAACCCATCCCAGCACCTGGAGTTAATTAGTTCGGCGGCGCATTTTGGATTTAGTTTTGAAGGTCCGGGTTGCGCCATTTTTGCTTCTATCCCTAACGCCGAAGGCCACGATTACTTACAATACGAACTGGACGGCGTTTATCAGAAAAGAATTAAAGTAAAGGGCAACGCCAAAGAACCGCTAATTATCAGCTCGCCGGGTCCAGGAAAACACACCCTTTGGATATATAAAGCTACCGAAGCGCACACGGGCCCAATCGTAATCCGGTCCATTAACGGTACCAACTTAAAGCCGCTTGCCCGGCCGACAGCTCCGATTATTGAATTTATTGGCAACAGCATTACCTGTGGGGCCGCCGCTGACCCGTCGGAGGTGCCCTGCGGCACGGGCGCGTACCACGACCAACACAATGCCTATCAAGCTTACGGCCCGCGGGTAGCCCGGGCCTTGAACGTAAATTTTGTTTTAAGCAGCGTGAGCGGTATTGGCGTGTACCGCAACTGGAACAGCGACGGCCCCACCATGCCGCAGGTTTACGAGAAAACTGATTTTCAGGCGAACAGTTCGCAGCTTTGGAATTTTAAAACGTACTCGCCCAAAGTAGTAAGTATTGCCCTGGGCACCAACGATTTCAGCAAAGGCGATGGCAAAAAAGCAAGGTTACCTTTTGATAGTGCCAATTTTGTGAACACCTACGTGCAATTTGTGCAAGTGGTAAAAAGCAAATACCCCGGCTCACAGATTGCCTTATTAAGCAGCCCCATGATTAACGGGGCTAACCGCACGCTCTTGCAAAACTGCTTAACCAGCGTAAAAACCCAAATAGATGCTTTAAACCCGACCGCTAAACCTGTGGAACTATTCTTCTTCCAGCCGATGCAGGCCCGCGGTTGCGCCGGGCACCCCAACGTAGAAGATCATGCTATGCTGGCGCAGGAATTAGAACCATTTTTTAACAAATTGCTGCAATAA
- a CDS encoding peptidoglycan DD-metalloendopeptidase family protein produces MLQQKKGLVLILALSLLIFFSAAQSLQFNVSRFLPLDSQPPEVITPPDPVKNLKKLAPTLYGIATDSLEVVNGVVERGESISDILDAYNISATTVHNLAQKAKSVFNVKRIQSQRNYVLLHARDSAQTAQYFIYEPNGSEYIIYDLRDTLAVTRHQRDIQVIERELSGEIKGSLYESILAAGGSAQLVNKLADIYAWRLNLNHLQPGDQFKLIFEEKQIDGNTYDYGDLKAAFFEHNGQPLYAIGFDQGKGLTYYDQDGKSFKKAFLKEPLEYTRISSRYNLKRFHPVQRRFKAHLGTDFAAPRGTPIRSVGEGVIVEAAYNRGNGYFVKIQHNKTFTTQYLHLSRFAKGIRRGRSVMQGQTIGYVGSTGLSTGPHLCYRLWKDGRQVDALRVKLPLAEPINRKNKDSFMAMKDEIVKRMEALQPNNKNADLLAADKPAEEKNG; encoded by the coding sequence ATGCTTCAGCAAAAAAAAGGTTTAGTTCTAATTCTTGCTTTATCTTTATTAATTTTCTTTTCGGCTGCGCAATCTTTGCAATTCAACGTCAGCCGGTTTTTGCCCCTCGATTCCCAGCCGCCCGAGGTAATTACTCCACCTGATCCCGTTAAAAATTTAAAAAAACTAGCCCCTACATTGTATGGCATTGCCACCGATTCGTTGGAGGTAGTAAATGGCGTAGTAGAAAGAGGCGAGAGCATTTCGGACATTCTGGATGCCTATAATATTTCTGCCACTACAGTTCATAATCTGGCCCAAAAAGCTAAGTCGGTTTTTAACGTCAAGCGCATTCAATCGCAACGAAATTACGTGTTGCTGCACGCCCGCGACTCGGCCCAAACGGCCCAGTATTTTATTTATGAACCCAACGGCTCGGAGTACATCATTTACGATTTACGTGATACCTTGGCCGTTACTCGCCACCAACGCGACATTCAGGTCATAGAGCGGGAGCTTTCCGGCGAAATTAAAGGTTCTTTGTACGAATCAATTTTAGCCGCGGGTGGTTCGGCGCAATTGGTAAACAAACTAGCCGATATCTATGCCTGGCGTTTAAATTTAAACCACTTACAACCCGGCGATCAGTTTAAATTAATTTTTGAAGAAAAACAGATTGATGGCAATACTTATGACTATGGTGATCTAAAAGCTGCTTTTTTTGAACATAATGGCCAACCGCTTTACGCCATAGGTTTTGATCAAGGCAAAGGCCTTACTTATTACGATCAGGACGGAAAGAGTTTTAAAAAAGCTTTCTTAAAAGAACCCCTGGAGTATACCCGCATTAGCTCGCGCTATAACCTAAAACGGTTTCACCCGGTACAACGCCGGTTTAAAGCCCACCTGGGAACCGACTTTGCCGCTCCCCGGGGTACTCCCATCCGGAGCGTAGGCGAAGGTGTTATAGTGGAGGCGGCTTATAACCGGGGCAATGGGTACTTTGTTAAAATCCAACATAATAAAACTTTTACCACGCAGTACCTGCACTTATCGCGTTTTGCCAAAGGTATCCGACGCGGCAGATCGGTAATGCAAGGGCAAACCATTGGGTACGTCGGCAGCACTGGTCTTTCTACGGGGCCGCACCTGTGTTACCGTTTATGGAAAGATGGCCGCCAGGTAGATGCCCTGCGGGTTAAATTGCCGCTGGCCGAACCCATTAACCGCAAAAACAAAGATTCTTTTATGGCCATGAAGGATGAAATTGTGAAAAGAATGGAGGCCTTGCAGCCTAACAATAAAAACGCTGATTTACTGGCTGCCGATAAACCAGCCGAAGAAAAGAATGGATAA
- a CDS encoding outer membrane beta-barrel protein → MKNVFKLLLLTYIIIIVGQPPVVAQTAAEITGILKDEKGSAIGFANVAVLSATTSAIVTGTVSEENGSFKIKLSAAGNYRLRVSAVGYTSLETPVFESNPGKNLGVLTLKEDTKLLKEVNVQALRPNIVNHPDKMVVSVEGTALSSGNTAYEVLLKSPGVFVDQDGNIQLNGKSGVRIMIDGKLTYLSGKELQTMLQGMAAENLKDLELITNPSSKYDAEGTAGIININLKKNIMRGMNGSLYAGYQYNNWHAYSTGGNVNVKKGKWNSFVNADVARRIFIRDANLYREFNTPESSTKFTQSAKEKAIRVAPSVRLGTDYDLNKNHSVGVMANVVYQDMNSNFNSDLVENHPNPANNKLVRNRNLIDGTFANATLNAHYLGKLDTLGTTLAADLDYVRLYDRDKATYGNIFTYLSGARPDSLVDLASNNPSTFSIYSAKVDYTKPFTKNTKLEAGAKASYVQSDNELQFFRLADEQRYLDEKRSNHFLYRENIYAAYANFSTNLGEKWKVQGGLRAEKTVAEGKSITKDSVNTRNYLNLFPSLFVMQQVNKNYKVTYNYSRRINRPYYGNLNPFIFYIDPYTSAQGNPYLRPQYTHSFQVTQSVKDTYILTIGYSTTRDVMAEVPVQNNQTNTLVFQQRNGDSFKDVNAALVAPIKITPKWDMNNNFTVGYQSYQIAIPEQNQTIQNKQLFTYARSSNNILLPQNIRLEVNLDYQGPRVYAAYKIKQNWAMDAGLKRSFLNKQLEVSANVTDIFRTRRFAGTANVNNNVNQINQYFAQQSVRLNLRYNFNKGEKFEAKKRNTNLEELNRADGN, encoded by the coding sequence ATGAAAAATGTATTTAAACTTTTACTCCTGACCTATATCATCATCATAGTAGGTCAACCGCCGGTAGTGGCGCAAACCGCTGCGGAGATAACCGGAATCTTAAAAGATGAAAAAGGCAGTGCCATTGGTTTTGCCAACGTAGCGGTATTGTCGGCTACTACCAGCGCCATTGTTACCGGCACTGTTTCAGAAGAAAATGGAAGTTTTAAAATTAAGTTATCGGCGGCCGGTAACTACCGTTTGCGGGTAAGCGCTGTGGGCTACACAAGCTTAGAAACGCCAGTTTTTGAATCTAATCCCGGGAAAAATTTGGGGGTTCTAACTTTAAAAGAAGACACCAAGCTGTTAAAAGAAGTAAATGTGCAGGCTTTGCGCCCCAACATTGTAAACCACCCCGATAAAATGGTAGTGAGCGTAGAAGGAACAGCGCTTTCTTCGGGTAATACCGCTTACGAAGTACTGCTCAAATCGCCGGGTGTGTTCGTAGACCAGGACGGCAACATTCAGCTAAACGGTAAATCGGGGGTACGTATCATGATCGATGGTAAATTAACCTACTTATCGGGCAAGGAACTACAAACCATGTTGCAAGGTATGGCTGCCGAAAATTTAAAAGATCTGGAATTAATCACCAACCCCTCTTCAAAGTACGATGCCGAGGGTACGGCCGGAATCATTAACATAAATTTAAAAAAGAATATCATGCGGGGGATGAACGGCAGTTTATACGCCGGCTACCAGTACAACAACTGGCATGCGTATTCTACCGGAGGCAATGTAAACGTTAAAAAGGGCAAATGGAATTCGTTTGTGAATGCCGACGTAGCACGCCGCATATTTATCCGGGATGCCAACCTTTACCGCGAGTTTAATACGCCCGAAAGCAGCACTAAATTTACGCAGTCAGCCAAAGAAAAAGCAATCCGGGTAGCACCCTCAGTGCGGTTAGGTACGGACTACGATTTAAATAAAAACCACAGTGTGGGGGTAATGGCCAACGTGGTGTATCAGGATATGAACAGTAACTTTAATTCCGATTTAGTAGAAAATCATCCCAATCCGGCTAATAATAAATTAGTACGTAACCGGAACTTAATCGATGGTACTTTTGCTAACGCCACCCTGAATGCGCACTATTTAGGTAAGTTGGATACCCTGGGCACCACCTTAGCCGCCGACCTAGATTACGTGCGGTTATACGACCGTGATAAAGCCACTTACGGTAACATCTTTACTTATTTATCCGGAGCCCGGCCCGATAGCCTCGTGGATTTAGCCAGCAATAACCCCAGCACTTTTAGTATTTATTCGGCCAAAGTAGATTATACCAAACCCTTTACAAAAAATACCAAGTTAGAAGCCGGAGCTAAAGCCAGTTACGTTCAATCGGATAATGAATTGCAGTTTTTTAGATTAGCCGATGAGCAACGGTATTTAGACGAAAAACGCAGCAACCATTTTTTGTACCGCGAAAACATTTACGCCGCTTACGCAAACTTTAGCACCAACTTGGGTGAAAAATGGAAAGTACAAGGCGGTTTACGCGCCGAGAAAACCGTGGCCGAAGGCAAATCTATTACCAAAGATTCCGTGAATACCCGTAATTACCTTAACTTGTTTCCGAGTTTGTTTGTGATGCAGCAGGTAAATAAGAACTACAAAGTTACTTATAATTACAGCCGCCGCATTAACCGCCCGTACTACGGCAATTTAAATCCTTTTATCTTCTACATCGATCCGTATACCTCGGCGCAGGGTAACCCGTATTTACGTCCGCAGTACACGCATTCGTTTCAGGTAACGCAATCCGTGAAAGATACTTATATTTTAACCATAGGTTATTCTACCACCCGCGACGTAATGGCCGAAGTACCGGTGCAAAACAACCAAACCAACACCCTGGTGTTTCAGCAGCGTAACGGCGATTCGTTTAAAGATGTAAACGCCGCCTTAGTAGCGCCCATAAAAATTACCCCGAAATGGGACATGAACAATAACTTTACCGTGGGTTACCAAAGCTACCAAATTGCCATTCCGGAACAAAACCAAACCATTCAGAACAAACAGCTATTTACCTACGCCCGTTCTTCTAACAACATTCTGTTACCGCAGAATATCCGGTTAGAAGTAAACTTGGATTACCAAGGGCCACGAGTATATGCCGCGTATAAGATTAAACAAAACTGGGCTATGGATGCCGGTTTAAAACGGTCGTTCCTGAACAAGCAATTGGAAGTTTCGGCTAACGTTACCGATATTTTCCGGACGCGCCGCTTTGCCGGTACGGCTAACGTAAACAACAACGTAAACCAGATAAACCAGTATTTTGCCCAGCAAAGCGTGCGTTTAAACCTGCGGTATAACTTTAACAAAGGCGAAAAATTTGAAGCCAAAAAACGCAATACCAACCTGGAAGAATTAAACCGGGCCGACGGCAATTAA
- a CDS encoding GAF domain-containing protein: MSTFYPNMGASSTIDPETKRLQALDEYQVLDTEDEEQYNNLVALASYICGTPISLISLITHNRQWFKAKVGLPISETPRSHSFCQFAIESDDVLEIPDALEDIRFYSNPLVTGNPNIRFYAGAPLVNSEGHRLGTLCVIDTEPRELSEAQKLALATLSEQVVAHFELRKKKKELEQEKQQLHAANQKLDELMLFVNSQLPEAITKLEHAEQHLSQNAQDQHCFENKSLQFLQENLAHLKNIHATINQDA, translated from the coding sequence ATGAGTACTTTTTACCCCAATATGGGTGCTTCGTCTACCATTGATCCCGAAACCAAAAGATTGCAGGCCCTCGACGAATACCAAGTTCTGGATACTGAAGATGAGGAACAGTATAATAATTTAGTTGCTTTAGCTTCCTACATCTGCGGTACCCCCATTTCTTTGATTAGCTTAATTACGCATAACCGGCAGTGGTTTAAAGCCAAAGTGGGGCTCCCTATTTCAGAAACTCCCCGCTCCCACTCTTTTTGCCAGTTTGCCATTGAAAGCGATGATGTTTTAGAAATTCCAGATGCTTTAGAAGATATTCGGTTTTATAGTAATCCTTTAGTTACTGGTAATCCAAATATCCGCTTTTACGCTGGCGCTCCTTTAGTTAACTCGGAAGGACATCGCCTTGGAACTTTATGCGTGATTGATACGGAGCCACGCGAACTCTCGGAAGCGCAGAAGTTAGCCTTGGCTACCTTATCGGAACAAGTAGTGGCTCATTTTGAACTTCGAAAGAAAAAGAAAGAACTGGAACAGGAAAAACAACAGCTACACGCGGCAAATCAAAAGCTAGACGAATTAATGTTATTCGTGAATTCGCAATTACCCGAAGCCATTACTAAGTTAGAGCACGCGGAACAACATCTTTCGCAGAATGCCCAGGACCAGCATTGTTTTGAGAATAAAAGCCTCCAATTTTTGCAAGAGAACCTCGCGCATTTAAAAAATATTCACGCCACCATTAACCAAGATGCTTAA
- a CDS encoding NADH:flavin oxidoreductase/NADH oxidase translates to MNHLFNPLTIKSLTFKNRIVVSPMCQYSATDGFANDWHLVHLGSRAVGGAALVIAEATAVNPEGRITPHDLGLWQDEHITFLQRITAFIHQQGSLAGVQLAHAGRKASKSSPWTGNQHLSTNEGGWDNVMAPSAIALNPDTPAPQELTTEQIKQVVLDFKSAAARALKAGFKVIEIHGAHGYLLHEFVSPLTNTRTDDYGGSFENRTRIVREVVQAVQEVWPTDLPLFVRLSATDWVPDENSWRLEDSVELARQLKTLGVDLIDCSSGGNVPVQQIKPGPGYQTPFAQAIRNQAGILTGAVGLISSPLQADHIIRTEQADMVFIAREFLRDPYFGLTAASELRQPITWPVQYERAKPR, encoded by the coding sequence ATGAATCATTTATTTAATCCGCTTACTATAAAATCCCTTACTTTTAAAAACCGGATTGTGGTGTCGCCGATGTGCCAGTATTCGGCCACGGATGGTTTTGCCAACGATTGGCACCTGGTACATTTAGGCAGTCGGGCCGTTGGGGGAGCTGCCTTAGTAATTGCCGAAGCTACGGCCGTAAACCCGGAGGGCCGCATTACGCCGCACGATCTGGGTTTGTGGCAAGACGAGCACATTACTTTTTTGCAGCGAATTACCGCATTTATTCACCAGCAAGGTTCGTTAGCGGGCGTGCAATTAGCCCACGCGGGTCGTAAGGCCAGCAAAAGTTCGCCGTGGACGGGTAACCAGCACCTTTCGACCAACGAAGGTGGCTGGGATAACGTAATGGCGCCGAGCGCTATAGCCCTTAATCCCGACACGCCGGCACCGCAGGAATTAACCACTGAGCAAATAAAACAAGTAGTTCTGGATTTTAAATCGGCGGCAGCCCGGGCCTTAAAAGCCGGGTTTAAAGTAATTGAAATTCATGGGGCGCACGGTTATTTACTGCACGAGTTTGTTTCGCCGCTTACCAATACCCGCACCGACGACTATGGCGGTTCTTTTGAAAACCGCACCCGTATTGTGCGGGAAGTAGTGCAGGCCGTGCAGGAAGTGTGGCCCACCGATTTACCCTTGTTTGTGCGTTTATCAGCCACCGACTGGGTACCCGACGAAAACTCCTGGCGCCTGGAAGACTCCGTTGAACTTGCCCGGCAGCTAAAAACTTTGGGCGTTGATTTGATTGATTGTTCTTCGGGCGGGAACGTGCCGGTGCAGCAAATTAAACCGGGACCAGGTTACCAAACCCCTTTTGCCCAAGCCATCCGGAACCAGGCTGGTATTTTAACCGGCGCCGTAGGTTTAATTTCTTCTCCTCTACAAGCTGACCATATTATTCGGACTGAACAAGCCGATATGGTATTTATTGCCCGGGAATTTTTGCGCGATCCATATTTTGGCTTAACCGCCGCCTCGGAACTGCGCCAACCTATTACCTGGCCGGTACAATACGAACGGGCAAAACCCCGGTAA
- a CDS encoding DUF983 domain-containing protein yields the protein MNSYKYSWLNSIITVKCPRCREGKMFPKGTLYSRRFADMHKNCACCGQDFEPEPGYYYGAMFVSYAISTAIFLAVILGLSFLVKEVTTTMVLVSILVIVVGLLPITFRLSRVLWINIFVRYAGSNKVIG from the coding sequence ATGAACAGCTATAAATATTCCTGGTTAAACAGTATAATTACCGTGAAATGCCCCCGGTGCCGGGAAGGAAAAATGTTTCCGAAAGGAACTTTGTACAGCCGGCGTTTTGCCGATATGCATAAAAATTGCGCTTGCTGCGGCCAAGATTTTGAACCGGAGCCAGGCTATTACTACGGCGCTATGTTCGTGAGTTACGCCATTAGCACGGCTATTTTCCTGGCGGTAATTCTGGGCTTAAGTTTTTTAGTGAAAGAGGTAACTACTACTATGGTATTAGTGAGTATTCTGGTTATTGTAGTGGGTTTATTGCCCATAACTTTCCGGTTATCGCGGGTACTCTGGATTAATATATTTGTACGGTATGCGGGTTCAAACAAAGTTATTGGTTAA
- a CDS encoding helix-turn-helix domain-containing protein, producing MSLNKQARMPEKLLPVYQIQDFDQLVTTKNSDFYLNTFENHLREHTFIQKPHKHDFFIILLITQGTGTHTIDFVTYPVAPQMAFFLSPGQVHAWQLSDDTRGHILFFSLDFYRTQQHLQNPRLFPFFHGLFQKPVLQIPLEQLTPLMDIVTQLKQELTHKEWQWPEVIREYLMILLVKLSRIYKVQYTNLPVSNSLWEQLEILIEQNFKKHQPVSFYAENLNLTEKQLNEACKNTFNKTTSALIQERVLLEAQRLLTHSNLTITQIAAELGYFDNSYFGRFFKKHTGQTPEQFRLNA from the coding sequence TTGAGTTTGAATAAACAAGCTCGTATGCCGGAGAAATTGCTGCCCGTTTACCAGATTCAGGATTTTGACCAGTTAGTTACAACTAAAAACTCAGATTTTTATTTAAATACTTTTGAAAACCATTTGCGGGAGCACACCTTTATTCAGAAACCGCACAAGCACGATTTTTTTATTATATTATTAATCACACAAGGCACGGGTACGCACACCATCGATTTTGTAACGTACCCGGTAGCTCCCCAAATGGCTTTTTTTCTTAGCCCCGGCCAGGTACACGCCTGGCAACTGTCCGACGATACGCGTGGCCATATTTTATTTTTCAGCCTCGATTTTTACCGGACCCAACAGCATCTGCAAAATCCCAGACTTTTTCCTTTTTTCCATGGTTTGTTTCAAAAGCCCGTTTTACAAATTCCACTAGAGCAACTTACGCCTTTAATGGACATTGTTACCCAACTAAAACAAGAGCTTACCCACAAAGAATGGCAATGGCCCGAGGTTATTAGAGAATACCTGATGATATTACTGGTGAAGCTAAGCCGGATTTATAAAGTACAATATACAAACTTACCAGTGAGTAATTCGCTGTGGGAGCAACTCGAAATTTTAATCGAACAAAACTTTAAAAAGCACCAACCCGTTAGCTTTTACGCCGAAAATTTAAACCTCACCGAAAAACAATTAAACGAAGCCTGTAAAAACACTTTTAATAAAACTACCTCCGCCTTAATTCAGGAACGGGTATTGTTAGAAGCCCAGCGGTTGTTAACGCATTCCAATTTAACCATTACTCAGATTGCCGCCGAATTGGGGTATTTTGATAATTCGTATTTTGGCCGATTTTTTAAAAAACACACCGGCCAAACCCCGGAGCAGTTCCGGTTAAATGCTTAA